One Cinclus cinclus chromosome 24, bCinCin1.1, whole genome shotgun sequence genomic window carries:
- the LOC134053059 gene encoding zinc finger protein 239-like, with the protein MDFPFLNLGPMEEEEAVRKKNMPPEPQADKELRMETREDKSLQQNLVEEAVWSSSIAQETSEEEKPGRSHMRMGCKHSSWVSEEENQGQRTGQSCSQSSELGFHEHLHDADKPHKCSNCGKSFSKRSSLIWHWRIHMGERPYECGECGKSFSTRFKLIRHQMIHTGERPYECDIRRKRFQTSSNLVMHQRIHTEERPFRCPDCGKGFKYNSRLVSHRRIHTGEMPYECGQCGKCFRTSSELIVHQRIHTGEQPYECDKCSKRFLTSSSLLLHQRIHIEERPFCCPDYGKGFRHNSNLVTHRRIHTGERPYECSECGKSFSQSSHLTKHQWRHH; encoded by the exons atggatttcccattcctaaaccttggcccgatggaggaggaggaggccgtgaggaagaagaacatgcccccggagccccaggcag acaaggagctgaggatggagaccagggaggacaaatccctgcagcagaaccttgtggaagaggctgtttggagcagctccattgCACAGGAAACCAGCGAGGAGGAAAAGCCCGGGAGATCCCACATGAGGATGGGCTGCAAACACAGTTCTTGGGTATCCGAGGAGGAGAACCAGGGCCAAAGAACcggacagagctgcagccagagctcagagctggggttCCATGAGCATCTTCATGATGCGGATAAGCCCCACAAGTGTTCAAattgtgggaagagcttcagcaagaGATCCTCCCTGATCTGGcactggagaatccacatgGGGGAACggccctatgagtgtggggaGTGTGGAAAGAGCTTCAGTACGAGATTCAAACTGATCCGCCACCAGatgatccacactggggagaggccctatgaATGTGACATACGCAGGAAGAGGTTTCAGACCAGCTCCAATCTCGTCATGCATCAGCGGATTCACACAGAAGAGAGGCCCTTCCGCTGCCctgactgtgggaagggcttcaaatACAACTCCCGCCTTGTCTCCCACaggcgcatccacactggggagatgcCCTATGAGTGTGGGCAGTGTGGGAAGTGCTTCAGGACAAGCTCTGAACTGATTGTCCACCAAAGGATCCACACAGGGGAACAGCCCTATGAGTGTGATAAATGCAGCAAGAGGTTTCTGACCAGCTCCAGTCTCCTCCTGCACCAGCGCATTCACATAGAGGAgaggcccttctgctgccccgACTACGGGAAGGGCTTCAGGCACAACTCCAACCTCGTCAcccaccggcgcatccacactggggagaggccctatgaGTGTtctgagtgtgggaagagcttttcACAGAGCTCTCACCTGACCAAACACCAATGGAGGCACCActaa